In Aspergillus flavus chromosome 3, complete sequence, one genomic interval encodes:
- a CDS encoding putative histidine permease produces MIKAIKEDGIIQPPKSVSADKDEVGHVAEYNEQDHGADSELSRSLESRHLLMFSIGSSIGMALWLGSGTSLINGGPAAIFLGYCIAGSIAWALSQAIGELAVLYPLASAFPQWATKFIDKAPAFTVGWAYWFSASITLANELQGVVTVLSFWTQSVPTAVWLSVFLVVILIIVICAVKIFGEAEAVMSTIKLFWVVVVIISCIIISAGGAPNHHKTGFEYWNSMPFTNGFKGFLSVMGTCIFAMGGTEFSGIAAAEARNPLKSVPKAVNSIWLRLTLFYVVGGLMVTITVSPKDPDLFGGKGINASPYVIAFRNAGIPGLAHAMNAIIFISVVSSGNAQAYAATRTVVGLANIDMAPAIFKKCDRLGRPWAAIFITFLVGGGLCYLNVTNSGATVFGWFSNLTALCILWLWGTIFLSHLRFRMAWKAQGRSLDDLPWRSWAGLFGTVYGLAWCMLLVVVEFYLAVWPLNKKSSAENFFANYISIVAIVGLYVGSKIYYRGPLWIHANNIDLNTGRRHYMSEDLEARAKSSSGIKKIAGFIMGESKV; encoded by the coding sequence ATGATCAAAGCAATTAAGGAAGATGGCATTATTCAACCCCCGAAGTCGGTATCAGCCGACAAGGACGAGGTTGGTCATGTTGCCGAGTACAACGAACAAGATCATGGTGCGGACTCGGAGCTATCACGCTCACTGGAGTCCCGACACTTATTAATGTTCTCGATCGGATCGTCGATCGGAATGGCCCTGTGGCTGGGGTCCGGTACTTCGCTGATCAACGGTGGACCCGCTGCTATATTCCTAGGCTATTGTATCGCAGGTTCCATCGCATGGGCACTCAGCCAAGCAATCGGCGAGCTGGCAGTTCTCTATCCCTTGGCCTCAGCATTCCCACAATGGGCTACCAAATTCATCGATAAAGCTCCTGCTTTTACAGTGGGATGGGCGTACTGGTTTTCAGCATCGATTACCCTCGCAAACGAGCTTCAGGGCGTGGTTACAGTCCTAAGCTTCTGGACGCAATCTGTGCCGACTGCGGTATGGCTCTCCGTATTTTTGGTGGTTATCCTAATCATCGTTATATGTGCCGTCAAGATATTCGGAGAGGCGGAGGCCGTCATGTCGACAATCAAGTTATTCTgggttgtggtggtgattATAAGCTGCATCATCATTAGTGCTGGCGGCGCACCTAATCATCATAAGACTGGATTTGAGTACTGGAACTCCATGCCCTTTACCAATGGCTTCAAAGGGTTCCTCTCTGTTATGGGAACCTGTATTTTCGCCATGGGCGGCACTGAATTCAGCGGTATCGCTGCTGCTGAAGCCCGTAATCCGTTAAAATCAGTTCCCAAAGCTGTCAATTCAATTTGGCTTCGTTTAACGCTCTTCTATGTTGTTGGTGGCCTGATGGTAACTATTACCGTCTCGCCCAAAGACCCAGACCTCTTCGGTGGGAAGGGGATCAACGCCAGCCCCTATGTGATTGCTTTTCGCAATGCCGGTATCCCCGGCCTAGCACACGCGATGAACGCAATTATTTTCATCAGCGTAGTTTCTTCCGGGAATGCACAAGCATACGCTGCTACTCGTACGGTTGTCGGTCTGGCAAATATCGACATGGCACCAGCCATTTTTAAGAAGTGTGACCGGCTGGGACGCCCATGGGCGGCCATCTTTATCACATTCCTCGTGGGAGGCGGCCTATGCTATCTCAACGTCACAAATTCAGGTGCAACGGTATTTGGATGGTTTTCGAACCTGACTGCCTTGTGCATTCTCTGGCTCTGGGGCACGATCTTTCTATCTCATTTGCGGTTCCGTATGGCCTGGAAGGCCCAGGGCCGTTCACTTGACGACCTCCCATGGAGATCGTGGGCAGGACTATTTGGAACTGTTTATGGGTTGGCCTGGTGTATGctgttggttgttgttgagttTTACTTGGCCGTGTGGCCTCTGAATAAAAAGAGCAGTGCTGAAAACTTCTTTGCGAACTATATATCGATCGTTGCAATTGTCGGTCTATATGTCGGTAGTAAGATTTACTATCGAGGTCCGCTATGGATCCATGCGAACAACATCGACTTGAACACAGGCCGCAGGCACTACATGAGCGAAGATTTGGAAGCTCGGGCCAAATC